One genomic segment of Besnoitia besnoiti strain Bb-Ger1 chromosome VII, whole genome shotgun sequence includes these proteins:
- a CDS encoding hypothetical protein (encoded by transcript BESB_079040) encodes MAARPKSKPAKKAPSKPAIKKAAAPKKNTPAAPKKAAPAASSATMKKGKKVVAKKTVAKKAAPKKAKATTKTGTKKASKCKSRK; translated from the coding sequence ATGGCAGCCCGTCCCAAGTCGAAGCCTGCGAAGAAGGCTCCCAGCAAGCCCGCCATCAAGAAGGCGGCTGCCCCCAAGAAAAACACTCCAGCTGCTCccaagaaggcggcgcccgctgcttcATCGGCCACCATGAAAAAGGGGAAGAAGGTGGTCGCCAAGAAGACTGTTGCtaagaaggcggcgccgaagaaggccaAGGCCACCACCAAGACAGgaacgaagaaggcgtcCAAGTGCAAGAGCCGTAAATAA
- a CDS encoding ATP-binding cassette G family transporter ABCG77 (encoded by transcript BESB_079050): MNDLCTLCVHIKGHAGLQATAQAYNVASCAVDTSSASQTSTILLPNDLHGTAKKNGLTKSVSGLIEVNRAPASGRMKKIVGYVMQQEHFFANSTVQETVIYTARLRVGGRISFEEKKARVKEVVQGDSCRKRLLSGLSGGELERLNIANQLFHRSPFLLDEPTSGLDASISAALLGMLKQPTRSRRCTTVCNIHQPKSDVFMGFDRVVFLKDGLMV; the protein is encoded by the exons ATGAATGATCTGTGCACGTTGTGTGTACACATCAAAGGTCATGCAGGTTTGCAAGCAACAGCCCAAGCGTACAATGTAGCGTCATGTGCTGTGGACAC TTCGTCCGCTTCACAAACCTCAACTATACTCCTCCCCAACGACTTGCACGGTACTGCTAAAAAAAATGG GTTAACAAAAAGCGTCTCCGGGCTCATCGAAGTCAATAGAGCGCCGGCCTCAGGCCGAATGAAGAAAATCGTTGGCTACGTCATGCAGCAAGAACATTTCTTCGCCAACTCAACAGTCCAAGAGACAGTGATATACACAGCCAGACTGCGTGTGGGAGGCAGAATCAGTTTTGAGGAAAAGAAGGCCAGGGTTAAAGAAGTA GTGCAGGGGGACTCATGCCGGAAGCGCCTTTTGTCGGGGCTCTCTGGAGGCGAGCTGGAGCGGCTGAACATTGCAAATCAACTGTTTCATCGGTCGCCTTTCTTGCTCGATGAGCCCACAAGTGGGCTCGATGCCTCGATatcggcggcgctgctcggcATGCTAAAACAACCGACGAGGTCTCGGAGATGCACGACCGTTTGCAACATACATCAGCCGAAAAGTGAC GTTTTCATGGGATTCGACAGAGTGGTCTTTTTGAAAGACGGCCTCATGGTATAA
- a CDS encoding hypothetical protein (encoded by transcript BESB_079060), which translates to MTLCASALKPSRTFSEKCNAEGWFTPTSAYILCFCVGGHSGVNWCCLSAWLKQSASRLLPSWWTTHA; encoded by the coding sequence ATGACCCTGTGCGCAAGTGCACTTAAGCCCTCTCGAACATTCTCTGAGAAGTGCAACGCGGAAGGATGGTTTACGCCTACTTCTGCGTATATCCTCTGTTTCTGTGTTGGCGGGCATTCTGGAGTCAACTGGTGTTGCTTGTCTGCGTGGCTCAAGCAATCGGCCAGCCGGTTGCTGCCATCGTGGTGGACGACGCACGCTTAG
- a CDS encoding calcium binding egf domain-containing protein (encoded by transcript BESB_079070) gives MGGNSSKTACEANGSQLCSKVAHATMCVSMGGDFQCACTSGYVPTGKNAAATCVDIDECETGLHTCDKKIKNSVCRNTDGSYECVCDMYRELSGNSCEDINECLQNRGGCGNNSECVNQIGAPALCKCWSGYTGNNDQPGTDCKDIDECELMPCSANATCINTPGSYRCQCNTGFTEAGDNQCEAIDYCGTGQSRCDPYFADCVQSSGAYTCKCKEFFTGTGTVNNCIPISGYEDLACQLLGVTCTSYQQCEKDNLGSYSCKEKSTLKQLSTFFSEGASSDTPIWVWLTVATGAFVLFLLLFILTSEQVARHFRKKSRDEPETTVYANYGQGGYGYGGVDYYG, from the exons ATGGGGGGCAACTCTAGTAAAACAG CATGTGAGGCCAATGGGTCCCAGCTGTGCTCTAAGGTCGCGCACGCAACCATGTGTGTGAGCATGGGCGGCGACTTCCAGTGCGCATGTACAAGTGGATACGTGCCAACAGGGAAAAACGCCGCAGCCACATGTGTAG ATATAGACGAGTGTGAAACCGGTCTGCACACATGTGACAAGAAAATCAAGAATTCGGTTTGTCGGAACACTGATGGAAGCTATGAATGCGTCTGTGACATGTACCGAGAGTTGAGTGGAAACTCATGTGAAG ACATTAACGAGTGTCTCCAAAACAGGGGAGGCTGCGGCAACAACAGTGAATGCGTAAATCAAATTGGGGCCCCTGCTCTTTGTAAATGCTGGAGCGGATACACCGGCAACAATGACCAGCCTGGAACGGACTGCAAAG ATATTGACGAGTGTGAGCTGATGCCGTGTTCTGCAAACGCGACATGTATCAACACTCCCGGATCCTACAGGTGCCAGTGTAACACTGGTTTTACTGAGGCTGGCGACAATCAGTGCGAGGCGATTGACTACTGCGGAACCGGTCAAAGCAGATGTGACCCTTACTTTGCCGACTGCGTTCAATCCAGTGGCGCATACACGTGCAAATGCAAGGAGTTTTTCACGGGCACAGGAACGGTCAACAACTGTATAC CGATTTCAGGGTATGAGGACCTCGCCTGCCAACTGCTAGGAGTCACGTGTACCTCCTACCAGCAGTGCGAAAAAGACAATCTGGGTTCTTACTCCTGCAAAGAAAAATCAACCTTGAAGCAGTTGTCGACCTTCTTCTCCGAAGGGGCAAGCTCAGACACCCCAATATGGGTGTGGCTCACGGTTGCTaccggcgccttcgtcctcttccttcttctctttatTCTGACAAGTGAGCAGGTAGCCC GACACTTCAGGAAAAAGAGTCGAGATGAGCCAGAGACAACAGTTTACGCCAACTACGGTC AAGGCGGGTACGGATATGGAGGCGTGGACTACTACGGGTAA